The DNA sequence CGGCGGCGCGCAGGTCCTCGGCCGCGCGCCGGGCGTCCCCGCGGGCCCTGGCCAGCGAACCCAGCTGCAGCCGCAGTTCCGCGGCCAGCGCCGTGCCCGCCACGACCGAAGGGCGGACCTGGTCGAGCAGCGTGGCCGCCGTCTCCAGCCGGCCCGCCGCCAGGTATTCGGCGGCGAGCTCGACGGTGATCGCCGGGACGTCGTCCGGCCACGCCGTCTCCCGCGCCGCGCCGAGGTCGGCCAGCGCGCCCTCGACGTCGCCCGCGCGGCCGCGGACCCGGGCCCTGGCCAGCAGGCAGTGCGCCATCGCCGGGTGCAGGGCCCGCTCCTGCATGAGGTCGTAGGCCGCGGCGACCGACGCGGCCGCGTCGGCGAACCGGTCGGCCGCCAGGTGGCTGCGGCACACCTCGACGTGGCTGCGGGTCAGCTCGGCCAGCACCGCGGGACCGCCCCGGGTGAGCCGCAGCGCCGAATCCGCGTACTCCGACGCCCGCTCCAGGTCGCCCTGGCGCAGGTGCCGCTCGGCCAGGCAGGCCCGCAGGGTGAGCAGCATCGACGGCTGCGGGTAGCCGTCGCGCAGCAGCTCCGCGTGGCAGGTTTCCAGCAGGTGCAAGGAATACTGCGATTCGCCCCAGCCGCTGAGCACCGCCGCGCGCAGCGGCACGACCATCGCGCGCACCGGCGGCGGCTCGCCCGACAACGCCGATTCGGCCTCCGCGACGTACTTGGTGCGGACGTCGCCCGTCGAGTACCCGGCCAGCCACAGCAGCGCGATCCCGGCCTGCCGCGGCCGGTCGAGGCGTTCGGCGTGCCGGCGGATCCGCTGCATGCGGGGCGCCGCGCGGCGGACGTCGCCGGCCAGGAACCGCTCCGCCGTCTCGATCAGGTCGAGGTCGAGTTCGAGCAGCTCGCGCGGGGAGCGGCCGCCGAGCAGCTCGTCGGGGTCGACGGCGAGCTGCCGGGCGAAGAACCGCAGCGCGTCGCCCGAGGGCGTCCGCGCGCCGGTTTCGACCGACGACACGTAGGCCGCGGAGTACTGCGGCCCGGCGAGCTGGCGCTGCGTGAGCCCGCGTTCGGTGCGCAGCTCACGCAGGCGTTCGCCGACGCTCTCGCTCACTCAGGTGCCTTTCCGCCGTGGACGTTCCAGGGTAGGCCGCGCGGTGGCGGGGGAGTCGCCCGCCACCGCGCGACCGGGATCAGCAGGTGCCGCTGTCGCTCCACACGGCCCACGAGGTGGGCGCGCCGGGCTCGGCACCGGTCGAGTACCACAGGGACGTCCACTTGTGACCGTTGTGGCCGACGACGTCGTTGGGCACGTACGCCTTCGCCACGTCCCACTCGGCGAGGCCGTCGCAGCCGGTCGGCGGGGTGCCGGTGCCGACGGTCAGCGAGAACTGCGCGCTGTGGTCGGCGTCGGGCCCGTCGCCGGAGACCGTCACCTGGCTGGTGCCCTGCGGCGTGCTCGCCGAGGTGGTGATGGTCAGCGTGGCGGTGCCGCCGGACTGGACGCTCGCCGGGCTGATCGTCGCCTTCGCGCCCTCGGGCAGGCCGCTGGCCAGCAGCTGGACGGTCTGGGCGGTGCCCGACGTCACCCGGGTGGTGATGGTCGTGGTCGCCGTCTGTCCGGGCTGGACGGACGCCGAGGTCGGCGACAGCGTCAGCGAGTAGTCGTTGCCGGCCGGCGGCTGGCCGCTGCACGTCGGCTCACCGCTGACCGCGGGGACGCTCACCGCGTCCCAGGCGGCCTTGGTGGAGTTGAACTCGGTGCAGCTGCCGGGGAACAGCGCGATCGCCGCTTCCAGCGTGGCCTTGCGGGCCGCGCGGTGGTTCCACGACGACGTCTTCTTCAGCAGGCCGTTGTAGAAGATCTTGCCGGCCTTCTGGATGCCGACGCCGGTGACGCTCGAGTTGTTGCACGTCG is a window from the Amycolatopsis sp. cg9 genome containing:
- a CDS encoding helix-turn-helix domain-containing protein gives rise to the protein MSESVGERLRELRTERGLTQRQLAGPQYSAAYVSSVETGARTPSGDALRFFARQLAVDPDELLGGRSPRELLELDLDLIETAERFLAGDVRRAAPRMQRIRRHAERLDRPRQAGIALLWLAGYSTGDVRTKYVAEAESALSGEPPPVRAMVVPLRAAVLSGWGESQYSLHLLETCHAELLRDGYPQPSMLLTLRACLAERHLRQGDLERASEYADSALRLTRGGPAVLAELTRSHVEVCRSHLAADRFADAAASVAAAYDLMQERALHPAMAHCLLARARVRGRAGDVEGALADLGAARETAWPDDVPAITVELAAEYLAAGRLETAATLLDQVRPSVVAGTALAAELRLQLGSLARARGDARRAAEDLRAAVELATGLGARGVLVRALRPLSELLGETGKQAEAADVLRDGLIALGAEAD